The following coding sequences lie in one Lolium perenne isolate Kyuss_39 chromosome 2, Kyuss_2.0, whole genome shotgun sequence genomic window:
- the LOC127331446 gene encoding protein ALTERED PHOSPHATE STARVATION RESPONSE 1-like, whose amino-acid sequence MGVASSKMEDDKVLVLCQERKRIVREALDRRCALASTHYDYIVSLKDTGSLLKKCFEGDKGAANEEDFADSDPSTETLEQVSKSHSTSTEQSTADHASKSVASENIASSYSLKHKSRTIDVITNENDEIPAMNLVNVVSSSVPTRHMDSKEHYPDVSNVVRDLSSCMKEIEILFFRAGDSGKQVPMILEEDKIQFRPLLSEEIAHGSNALNFLATFLICCKEEVSVPEPPPQAEIKYLTWHRSVSSQLLPSKNPPGHILDIHTSTLDRLYAWETKLYDEVKASSSICKKYDEKCKQLSDQESRGKNQIITDFTRATVKDLHSRVLVAIQKIDFISNNIEDLRDKELQPQLDELIENLTRMWATMLQCHRRQHAIIKLLSSRCKLEIPLDSESQCQAALLLSAELSKLCWNFQNWVASHKAYLHSLNLWLHKCMKPLKKKKGSRKQNVVDVTLTECAVAPIFITCEIWIKLLDDLPTQDLEEAIAGLAADIRRHLPRHLNQGLDQTLNDEEEVPRNYTAADIQSSLVTFIAKLEAFSEISVQKYIDLQKGICAAKDRLLGAA is encoded by the exons ATGGGGGTGGCATCTTCTAAGATGGAAGACGACAAGGTCCTTGTGTTATGCCAGGAGAGGAAGCGTATTGTTAGAGAGGCACTTGATAGGCGATGCGCTCTTGCATCTACTCATTACGATTACATAGTATCGCTTAAAGACACAGGTTCTCTTCTGAAAAAATGTTTTGAAGGAGATAAGGGTGCTGCAAATGAGGAGGATTTTGCAGACTCAGATCCATCCACTGAAACATTGGAGCAGGTGTCCAAGAGCCATAGTACTTCAACAGAACAGTCAACCGCAGATCATGCCTCAAAAAGTGTAGCTTCAGAAAATATTGCTTCATCATACAGCCTCAAACACAAGAGCAGAACAATAGATGTTATTACAAATGAAAATGATGAAATTCCTGCCATGAACCTAGTTAATGTGGTGTCATCTTCTGTGCCTACTCGTCACATGGACTCCAAGGAACATTATCCTGATGTCAGCAATGTGGTGAGGGACTTATCTTCATGCATGAAAGAGATTGAGATATTATTCTTTAGGGCAGGTGATTCTGGAAAACAAGTCCCCATGATTCTGGAAGAAGATAAAATCCAGTTCCGCCCTCTGCTATCTGAAGAAATAG CACATGGATCAAATGCATTAAATTTTCTTGCAACATTTCTCATCTGCTGCAAAGAGGAGGTTTCTGTTCCTGAAC ctcctcctcaagctgaGATAAAGTATCTTACCTGGCATAGATCAGTGTCTTCACAATTGTTGCCATCAAAAAATCCTCCTGGGCATATTCTTGACATACATACATCAACGCTAGATAGATTGTATGCATGGGAAACTAAGCTTTATGATGAAGTTAAG GCCAGCAGCTCCATATGCAAGAAATATGATGAGAAATGTAAGCAACTGAGCGACCAGGAGTCACGAGGGAAAAATCAGATCATTACTGATTTTACCCGTGCTACAGTAAAAGACTTGCATTCGAGAGTCCTAGTGGCTATTCAGAAAATAGACTTCATTTCTAACAACATAGAAGATCTAAGGGATAAAGAGCTTCAACCACAGCTGGATGAACTAATTGAGAA TTTAACCAGGATGTGGGCAACCATGCTTCAGTGCCATAGGCGTCAACATGCGATCATCAAGTTACTATCCAGCAGGTGCAAACTAGAAATACCATTGGACTCCGAGTCTCAATGCCAAGCTGCCCTTCTCCTCTCGGCTGAGCTCAGCAAACTGTGCTGGAACTTCCAAAACTGGGTTGCGTCACATAAGGCTTACCTGCACAGCTTAAACTTGTGGTTGCACAAGTGCATGAAACctctgaagaagaagaagggctccAGGAAGCAGAACGTCGTCGATGTCACACTAACAGAGTGTGCTGTTGCCCCCATATTTATCACCTGTGAAATCTGGATAAAGTTACTGGACGATTTACCGACCCAAGACTTGGAAGAAGCTATCGCGGGTCTAgctgcagatataagaagacattTGCCACGCCATTTGAATCAAGGCCTCGATCAGACGCTAAACGATGAGGAAGAGGTCCCGAGAAATTATACCGCTGCAGATATACAGTCAAGCCTCGTGACATTCATAGCGAAGCTTGAAGCCTTTTCGGAAATTTCAGTGCAGAAATACATCGATCTGCAGAAAGGCATCTGTGCAGCTAAAGACAGGCTTCTAGGAGCGGCTTGA
- the LOC127331447 gene encoding uncharacterized protein, whose translation MRRFFLFGSSTANEGNGSGTPGEDGKSKHKNRKTVEEGEGNANSSSRSDDRGARISRSQSRRHGKLSNEEPSNPRQLRRCMSFSSAATNSCLKERSFSFSGDVPGSFYNESDAPRHAEDVNHYAWSPERHPVSREHSIKVPKAHSVLETDSPRSRCHSCSTGHSPPTSPVALRCRSTRLGNLLNKNEVLDRYIEGEQEAAIQSEKRRQSSPTRSVGSSSRRPPRPHYAVPSFQKSVKESLETYPNVNGNDAYLHQLAQERSSDSYKNTTLSNASKNHASVLDDFGRFPHVEDYKSESFPSVEDIYEDFQDVQLSNVIQDAPQNYHDNDMDFALEEQETDEKLLQRAKEVEERFIALSGDSYELNISRYKRLSSNEMFQLLQCLTEDRRQLADELSSQIKARLTERFNAKEQYKRSMKESDIRARKLEKEKTEIQSALEREIDRRSNDWSARLSRFQSEEERLRERVRELAEKNVSFQRELTSIEANRVDASEKVASLEMQNRKLTDELEKVRKEHNNLQKSSVELHAQFTKVAEEKGHIRGFLKDKDGDNKALHQVVARLQTICNEQEKTIAGLRQGFSAELDKESAGCSSERKSRIQIELIRLTGVEQKLRGEVQSRRLEVEALRQENIALLNRLQSTENGSSFSSIRLAQELQARVDNLQIQGLSLLDKTSQLCTKLLDLVKCRRHENEHDTDIDALDYTLEFQSIKGGIENMKRSLRATNAVLAEKQNLIEKSGEAAAGGTSPRAQKDELYLVDSEFKLKEEALLSRVLKEALLSKELDIEQLQSDVASLLRLQDVMRNEVQRVQDELSCITHKAKHMELQGSKKDESINQIQQDFQESSKELSSLRGQLKIVTDERDLSWQEAKQLRRTTTVMQNEIGSLKKKIESLEEDILVKEGQISILQDNIYKPPLDFICSPTTMKQFGME comes from the exons ATGCGGCGATTCTTTTTGTTCGGATCCTCCACAGCAAACGAGGGGAACGGAAGTGGGACACCAGGCGAGGATGGCAAGAGCAAGCATAAGAACAGGAAGACAGTGGAGGAGGGCGAGGGCAATGCCAATTCTAGTTCCAGATCTGATGACCGTGGCGCAAGGATATCCAGATCACAAAGCCGCCGCCATGGGAAGCTGAGCAACGAGGAGCCATCCAATCCGAGGCAGCTCAGGAGGTGTATGTCGTTCTCGTCCGCGGCCACCAACAGCTGCTTGAAGGAGCGGAGCTTTAGCTTCTCGGGCGATGTTCCTGGTTCTTTCTACAATGAGTCTGATGCGCCTCGGCACGCAGAAGATGTCAA TCACTATGCATGGTCTCCAGAAAGGCATCCAGTCTCGAGAGAACACTCTATAAAGGTTCCAAAAGCACATTCAGTTCTGGAAACAGATTCTCCTCGTTCAAGATGTCATTCATGCTCAACAGGGCACTCTCCTCCTACCTCCCCTGTTGCCCTGAGATGCAGGTCTACAAGGCTAGGCAATTTATTGAACAAGAATGAAGTTCTGGATAGGTACATTGAGGGAGAGCAGGAAGCTGCCATTCAAAGCGAGAAACGAAGGCAGAGCTCTCCCACCAGATCTGTGGGTTCGAGTTCAAGAAGGCCACCTCGACCCCATTATGCAGTGCCATCTTTTCAAAAGTCGGTGAAAGAGAGCCTTGAGACCTACCCAAATGTGAATGGAAATGATGCCTATCTCCATCAACTCGCTCAAGAACGTTCAAGTGACTCCTACAAGAATACAACTCTTAGCAATGCAAGTAAAAATCATGCAAGTGTTTTGGATGATTTTGGAAGATTTCCACATGTAGAAGATTACAAATCAGAAAGTTTTCCATCTGTTGAAGATATCTACGAGGACTTTCAAGATGTGCAACTTTCAAATGTCATTCAGGATGCCCCTCAGAATTATCATGATAATGACATGGACTTTGCCCTAGAAGAGCAAGAAACTGATGAAAAGTTGCTTCAGAGGGCAAAAGAAGTTGAAGAGAGGTTTATAGCTCTCTCTGGAGACAGTTATGAGCTTAACATATCCAGGTATAAGCGATTAAGTTCAAATGAAATGTTCCAGTTGCTTCAGTGTTTGACTGAAGATAGGAGGCAGCTAGCAGATGAACTTTCTTCGCAGATTAAGGCACGCCTTACTGAAAGGTTTAATGCCAAAGAGCAGTACAAACGATCAATGAAGGAATCGGACATCAGAGCAAGAAAGTTGGAGAAGGAGAAGACTGAAATACAGAGTGCTCTGGAGAGAGAGATTGACAGGAGGTCAAACGACTGGTCAGCCAGGCTATCGAGGTTTCAATCTGAAGAAGAGAGACTACGTGAACGAGTGAGAGAACTTGCAGAGAAAAATGTCTCGTTTCAGAGAGAACTCACTTCTATTGAGGCAAACAGAGTTGATGCATCTGAAAAGGTTGCAAGTTTGGAGATGCAAAATAGAAAACTAACCGATGAGCTAGAGAAAGTCAGAAAAGAGCACAACAATCTCCAAAAATCTTCAGTAGAGTTGCATGCTCAGTTTACCAAGGTTGCAGAGGAAAAGGGTCATATCAGAGGATTCTTGAAAGATAAGGATGGTGATAACAAGGCATTGCACCAAGTGGTTGCAAGGCTACAAACAATATGCAATGAACAAGAAAAGACAATTGCTGGTCTGAGACAGGGATTCAGTGCTGAGTTAGATAAGGAATCTGCTGGATGCAGCAGTGAGAGAAAGAGTAGGATCCAGATAGAACTTATTAGACTGACAGGAGTGGAGCAGAAGCTGAGAGGGGAAGTTCAGTCTCGGCGTCTTGAAGTAGAAGCTCTTAGGCAAGAGAATATTGCACTCCTAAATCGTCTACAAAGTACTGAAAATgggtcaagcttttcctcaattcGGCTTGCCCAGGAACTTCAGGCCAGAGTGGACAATTTGCAGATACAAGGCTTGTCGTTGCTTGATAAGACTAGCCAACTTTGCACCAAATTGTTGGACCTCGTGAAATGCAGGAGGCATGAAAATGAACATGACACAGATATTGATGCATTAGACTACACACTGGAGTTCCAGAGCATCAAAGGGGGGATTGAGAACATGAAAAGAAGCTTGCGGGCAACCAATGCTGTGCTTGCTGAAAAGCAGAATTTGATAGAAAAATCTGGAGAGGCTGCAGCTGGAGGTACTTCTCCCAGGGCGCAGAAGGATGAGTTGTATCTG GTTGATTCTGAATTCAAGCTGAAAGAAGAGGCTCTTCTCAGTAGAGTACTAAAGGAGGCACTTTTGTCGAAGGAGCTTGACATTGAGCAGCTGCAGTCAGACGTGGCATCTTTGCTTCGTCTCCAAGATGTGATGAGAAATGAAGTCCAGAGAGTCCAAGATGAACTGTCTTGCATCACCCACAAGGCTAAACATATGGAGCTTCAG GGTTCTAAGAAAGACGAGTCGATCAACCAAATCCAGCAGGATTTCCAGGAATCCTCCAAGGAGCTAAGTTCCCTCAGAGGACAGTTGAAGATAGTCACCGATGAACGGGACCTCTCGTGGCAGGAAGCGAAGCAGCTTCGCAGAACAACAACTGTCATGCAGAACGAGATTGGCTCACTCAAGAAGAAGATCGAATCCCTTGAGGAAGACATCCTTGTCAAGGAGGGGCAGATCTCGATACTACAGGACAACATCTACAAGCCTCCGCTCGACTTCATCTGCAGCCCTACAACGATGAAGCAATTCGGCATGGAGTGA